TCCATCGAACATTCGCTTACCTTTTTCTACGTCAACGGAGATGTAGGCCAtgtaaaatgcataaaaatcaCAATGTTAGTTCATATTACCATACTCTTATGCTTTGGTCAGCAACATACATTATTCACTGAATAATTACCATTTAAATAAGACTATTCCTCGAACAACAGCTTGATAGCGGTTAGAAATTGAGAGGAATTTTATTTCAGTTCATAACAAGACGTGGTCGAATAGCGTTCACTGTATTCATCAGtccgtaaaataataatgtaagtaaGTGAAATTGATTACATTTCAttgattttcataaataataaattcggTGAGGGTTGcctattaagtaaataattaatgtgcctacttaaaatacatacacaGTTTAagcttattttgatttatttttatattaatatattattttgaaaggtTTCATATTATGTGTACTATACgtgttcaattttttttgtagataagTAAAACTTAATAGAAAAGCTTTCGtgagaattatttattattgaaggaGAACGtgttaataatcataaattatacttatatacattaatattattaggatGTAGGTATCTAAAGTtgtttttgatttgtttttaaaattatggtaCGAGAGCAAGTTATGTTTaggtagaaataatattttatgtatttggtAGTGCGTCTAATTGTAACTTAACTGGCACAATCAATTGCTGTAAAGTGGTAGGCATGTAATGGGGCTAAGGATCAGCATGGATCAGGATAATAAATGCATTCAAGCAATATGGTTGTACACTCATCTACAAGGCTTAAATTAAAGGCTTGTTTAAATTAAAGCCATATgtaattttcaatgaaaatgttcgaaatgcaattaattttaacaaaaatcgCGCGTTTTCTTGTGGTGTCCAAGTTTACTGTAACAATCAAGCTTATAAGAACTGTTTAAAGTCATTTAATTATCGCTAAGAGCACTGTTCAGCGATAGCTCTTACTGCTCGGCCATGATAAAAGGCTTAGCGGCGAGCGGTACGACAAGCGGCACTTAACACCCGCGCAGTTTTAAACGTCCAACGCTACGTAGACGTAAGACGTACggcacatatatatatatatatattcgcTGCTATCCGCACCCATCGCTTTGTGTCAGGCATTTTTCCCTGACACATCGCTCTGTGTCAGGGAGCGGCAGCTGCCCCTCTccccctagagattctaaaaaagttgccaaatgtaaagcaaccaaagtcctaGGTCTTTGAgttgacttgacttgcttgatcaATCATACCCGTAGGTGGAAACTCGAATGAAAACACCAATTCCATTCTTAATATTCCGTATTCAATTACACTCtcctctatgttattgttaaaccGGGAGAGGGGGAGTGGGgaaggaacatgtgctctcgactttatctacaattcatacttttctcattcggCTGGCGATGCTCTTGTTGGTCGCCGCTGCCGCTCATCGCTCGAGCAGCAACAAGGGTGGTTTTGTATCAAGTGGCGAGTGCCAGCAACAAGTGAGCGAGACAGATGTACAGGGGAACAGGTAAAATGCCTGACATAGAGCAGTACCAATAACGGCGTCGTTACCTAGCCTACTTAAGTAGTACATACTGTCAAAACGCAAAGCGCGCCGCCCCACTCGCCACTAAGCCAATTTTCGTGGCTGTGCCGTTAGTAGTCAATGCTACAAGCACAATAACAGATAAAagtttatataggtataaatcATTTCTCTGGGAGATTACAAGGATTTATGGACTTTGTATTGCGGTGTTCATATGTTACTTTTTGACCTACTCCAAAGGTTTACATGatcgtcatattttttttttatgttcagcGATAATATTTTGTCTTGTGGTCccatttacgttttttttttgcgtttggTTTCATATAGCTTCGGAATGGGTacgttttaatttcattggtatAGGATCTTGGACTTCAAAGgtcttatatcaataaaataaataacatagaattttgatgattctttttatgttgGGCTCAATATAGCTTTAAGATACTACCATATTAAAAATGTCGTTGTTTCACCTTGAAATTCGAAATTGCAGCAGGGAActcctcaaaataaaatatgatgagaattattcattttgtattgggtAATAATCAATTagatgtattatataaataaaaaaaagtaaaaaataaaaactattatgtattattattttgtcaaaCGAAAGAGGAAACATGGTACGATTGAATAAGGGAATAAAAATAcagtaagtattttttctttttataaacagTTTTGACGcttatcattttttaaattgcagTCTTAATTCAACAATGCATCGAATGACGAGGCTGTTATCTAAGCAACAGAAGTTACTAATCTTCCAACGAAACGCAGCTTCTGCTGAGTGCATTAGAACAGATTTAACTATTAATGAAATGCCTCATCCTAAGTCTATGCCTATTTTGGGGACGAAATTAGAGTTCTTTGCTGCTGGAGGAGGGAAAAAGTAAGTcataatgtatttgaaatagATTAATGATcaaatacgataaaaaaagttaactcatggtatataatatattcgtgATGTTATAAATTACCTATACTATTCTTGTAAACTTTTATGAGATTAAACAAATTTAGACTACATACCGATTGGTTTTTCAGACTACACGAATACATCGATAACCGACATAAACAATTAGGATCAATATTTTGCGAAAATTTAGGAGGAAGTGCGGATCTTGTTTTCATTAGCGACCCCACACTTATGAAGACACTATTTCTCAACCTTGAAGGAAAATACCCGGCACATATTTTACCCGATCCTTGGATACTGTATGAGAAACTATATGGATCTAAGAGAGGTCTCTTTTTTATGAACGGTGAGGAGTGGCTTAACAATCGACGCATTATGAATAAACATCTATTAAAAGAAGATTCAGAAAAATGGTTAAATGATCCAGTTAAAGCGACTATaaaatcattcataaataattgGAAGACGCGAGCAGAGCAAGGGAATTTTATACCAGATTTGGAAACAGAATTTTACAGACTTTCTACTGATGGTACGTACGCACTGTTATGATAACATTGTTTACGCTGATTTCTTGttaccattttttatatttcagttatCATCGCAATACTTCTGGGCAGTAATTCGTCCATCAAGACAAGTAAACAATATGAAATGCTGTTATGTATGTTTTCTGAatcagtcaaaaatatatttcaaacaacAACTAAGTTATACGCATTGCCGGTAACGTGGTGTCAACGCATTAATTTGAAAGTATGGAGGGACTTCAAGGAATGTGTTGATATGTCTTTATTTTTAGGTAactcgattaaatattaaatgtaataggTATCGTTATCCTAATCTGTggtttacaattaattttggttttgtaGCGCATAAAATCGTAACTGAAATACTGAATAGAAGACATGAAAATGATGGGTTGATTAAAAGGCTGTGTGAAGATAAAATGTCTGATGAAGATATTATTAGAATAGTCGCTGACTTTGTTATCGCGGCTGGTGATACGGTAAACTTATATTCAAAATCACATTTATCGTTATAACAtagattgttttataatatgatttggTTCACAGACGGCGTACACTTCGTTATGGACTTTGCTTTTGATGGCTAAAAATAAGGACTATGTTAATAATGAACTTCCCATGAaggacataaataatattaaacatgtgGTCAAAGAAGCCATGAGATTGTATCCTGTTGCTCCATTTCTAACAAGAATCTTACCAAAAGAAAGTATTTTAGGaccttataaattaaatgaaggGGTAAGTTTGCATTTATAGCTCTTGAAAACTGGTTGGTAATACCCAAATTTTAAAGTTGCGTCATCAAAGCACTTTGCGGTAAGAAAAGGAAGATAGGGAGACACTTCCATTAATCGCCCATTATTGTCGATTTGTAAATAGGACTAAGTACTTATTATAGCtgatatttatgttgtttttacaaaagtttttttttgcttttttctttatgtattaaaatagtatatattgataACAAATGAAACACAGGAAACGACCCTATTGGCTTAGACACGATTTACGGCTAACTCATTTCTGCGCGGGGTTTGTTTAGAACTTAGTGGATGTtttagtaggtacctactaatTTGTCACGAACTAGAGTTGGGCACTTCAGCGAAGATTCCGTGCATCTATCTTAGTGCAATATATCTCGTCATGCGGTATGCCATGGTTTGCAACTCTTGAAAATTAAATGACCATGCTGAGGGAAACCTACTAACGGGTTATGAACCTAGGTTCAGAATGTTCACTGGGAGAGCATGAGACATCAAGGATTATGGATGCGCATAGAATAGCCACAGTGAGATATCACTCTGGCTATTCGTCGTCGTTCAGATTCGTCCGCGTTGTTGAACGCGGCCATCTCCGTTTAGTGCGGTCGAATGAAGAGACTACTTATtgaaaagaattaaaatatggaATGGAGATTATGATAGACATATGTATAACTACAAAATATGTAGTAATCCAAATATGAACTTAGTAAATtctgtaacattttaattaattagaattCAGGTCTAAACTAAAAAGCTCGCCACGACATTTTCTAGATCAATCCGAGACAATTAAGAATCTATTAATATGATCTACTCACGTAAAATACAACATATGTCTGAGGCTACGTGGGTTCTTCTGTGATCCGGAACGTTTTAGCATTGACATCTTAAATTCAGAAACGGAATTTCTCGATGTGTGAGCTCAGCCTAAGACCACAGTATATTGATTACCATAGAGTAACTCTATTACTTGACAGATGACAGTTGGTTTATTGTTGATATTCGTAACTCGATAAGCGAATAGgttagattttataatttaaatcataagTAACACAAATATGTACTATTGCAAGATTATACTTAAAATTCCTAAAAAACCATTTAATTTAAGATTATTCAGTGGTGTGTGCACTAATTTTGACTCGACAAAACATGTAAATAGTCCTCAAAACTTTCATAGCCAGAAGGTAgtgtttactaataataaaagaagcTTATCATTTCAAGGATTTACAAAATGGCAAGAAGAAACATATGCAAGTATTTCAAATAGCTATCCGGTTACAAAAATGCAGGATGGATTAATGTGTTTTCACGAATTGACTGGATTATCATGGTGGGCCACTATCGTGACTTCCACTATCTTAGTGCGGAGTCTTATGACTCTGCCTTTATCAGTCTATCAGAACTACATTCTGGCGAAGGTAGAACTTATAAGCTTAGAATTAAAAGACATGGTAAACGAACTCAAGAGAGAAACTGCCATGGCTAAAAAGGCTTACAACTTGACTGACAAGCAGGCTGCCATCCTGTACAGAAGATCATTGAAAAAACAATGGCAGAATTTAATAGTCAGGGATAACTGTCATCCGTTTAAGGCTAGTTTGGTGATGTTAGTACAAATACCAATATGGGTGTGCATGTCTTTTGCACTAAGAAATTTAGTGTACATGAGTAGTGGTGACCCGGCAGCTTTGGTGACGTTCATGGAGCTGTCAACTGGTGGTATTGGATGGATTCCCAATCTCACTGAACCAGATCACTCTCTCATCTTGCCTGTTGCATTTGGATTGACAAATTTATCTATTATTGAGATACAGAGGTTGTCCAAGTTGAGACAACCATCTAAACTGTACAATACTCTTACCAATGTGTTTAGAGTGTTCTCTGTTGTGATGATACCAGTTGCAGCATCAGTGCCTTCTTGCATGTGTCTTTATTGGGTCACGTCTAGTGGTGTAGGGCTGGTTCAGAACCTCATGCTTCTCTCACCATCATTGAGAAGAAAGTTAAGGATACCTGAAGCACCAAGTGAACTGGAAAAACCTTATGAACACATAAAAGAAGAAATTAGGCATTCATTTTTAAGAATAATGCCAAAGAAATCTTAGTTTTTGGTTGtgattgttaatatttattaatgtatgagttttgttttatgaaataaagagaatataatattatgatccaTAATACTTCTGATTGTACAAGGTAATGAATAGATTTTGGTTTacctttgttaatattttttggtttttgatcTGCATCCACATAGACTTTTATCTAATGTAAAGTTTTCTTGTGTTTATCTgtgaaactatttatatattttgaatatgaatattcattcaaaacatgatagatattgattttttaaagccctattaaagtaatatcgaaatattttggcaactatatataataatgaaatactctAAAAAACAATAGAGATTTCAAAGAACATACCTTGATTGAATTATAATACaagaataatagaaaaaatCCACTTTTCATATTTCAGACTCCAGTAATAGCATCAATATATACTTCTGGACGTGATATAAACAATTTCAGCAGGCCAGAAGAATTTTTGCCATATCGCTGGGATAGAAATGATCCACGCAAGAAAGAATTGATGAATCATAACCCTTCAGCTTCACTTCCCTTTGCACTAGGTTCCAGGTCAtgtattggaaaaaaaattgcaatgcTGCAGATTACAGAACTCATGAGTCAGGTATAGttgaagaatattattaatcataacAGAGAAAGTACCAATACCAGAGGCGCTATTCAAAATTCATGATTATAATGTATCAgtaacaaaaattacattagaatatttttttcaaacctCCTAGTAGGCAAATACTATTTGatcacttttaaaataaattgactatgattatatttattgcaatttgcATGCCTAAATAATGGAAAATACAAGTGTTccaaaaatttgtaatattacatATTCCCTATTGATTGAAGGCCTAgaggttattattttttcctagttaatgaaatataatacattaatatattttttcagattgtAAAGAATTTCCATTTGGAGTGTTTAAATAAAACCCCAGTTAACATTTTAACTTCACAAGTATTGGTAccagataaaaatattgacatacaAGTATCACTCTATgattcatcaaaattaaataaaaatgaatgttggTTGTAAACTATTCCAATTAACAGGCTACCAGTATAAGTAGTTATGAAAACATTTCCATGTGACAATTCCACACTCCTTAGGAATGAAAAGAGACAGTGATCATAATTTGTCCACAAATTCTACTTATAAGATTTATATTGGAATGAATatagtaaagtttatttttaagcaGGTGTTTTATTAAGTACCTAGAAATACATTTCTCATAAtgcataatatgtaaaaatataattttcaatacatttactATACAATATAAACAAGTTTCAATATACACAACTTCATAATGCTGAAATTAATTCCTTTGCTAATTGCTACAATAACTTGtacaataatatagaaaaacaaagGAATGTATTTAAgcgaagtatttaaaaataaacaagctaCTATTACTAAATGGTGACAGTAAAAAGAAATGCATTTAATtgagaataaaatatgtatgattcCAATTTATCTTCTTACTTCACGTAGTACAGACCATTGACcagaaataatgttattaatgacatattgaaataaaataaaataacagcacTGATAGTTAAAgaattcaattttttaaaattagaaatttagtttagtatttatgttaataaaatcgGTGTTTAAGTGAGTATACCCAATAGTGATGTAACGCATATACTTATTACTGCCGATATTTGTATGCACAAATGAATATTGGCATCTATTTTCgcgtttattatatattttccacaTTACAATATAGTATCTATAAAAActgaacaaacaaaataaaacaatctacAATAAACTAACTCAAATAAGCAATCATTCTATATATCTTGTTCAATATTAGGCTGTTGGTAACTCTCGATTTAAACACAGACGGTTAAATGCATGTTCAAAATATTGTAGGTTTCAGATAGCGACCATATATCCACAACATTATTTGAGgcgaaataaaaatccaatattcgAATTGACATTGGCGAATAACAGTTACGTAGGtataatacgaaaataaaattcaatattcattacATTACTATTAGtagcataatatttaattatttattgacaaacGCTCGCCGAAATTCATCTCTGCAGTTGCTTTACACAAGATACTTTactataatcgttaacgctaatggATGTTTAGGAATAACATATCCTAGTGATAGACTAATTTCGTCAAACAGCGATGGCGAAGCTCAGCTGACGCTCCATTCTATAGAAGTCGAGCGCCTAACATGACGGCTCTATGTAACACTTATTCGCgtacttattaaatttttagcCGAATTCAAAAAGAGGAAGTTCTCAATtcaacttgttttttttattgttcgttAAGTGCCtcagaatttttattatagaaaaatatacttacttccATATTGGTCCTATAGATACTTTTCAAAATCTGTTAAGTAGTTTGGTTTTTGACTAAAATAAGTCAGCAtcaaagtaaacgaaattgcgaattttgaAAGCACAttgtatagttaatattaacttatttttaggtCCTTAGTGGTTTCGACGGCggttacattttttgtttaattacaaaacgTCTGCAGCGTATGCAGCGTCTCGTCGCCATTCCGCTGTTTAACGAAACCATTACTCTATCGCTAGAACATGTCATTCCCATCcatctattagcgttaacgattgtagaaaagtATCTTGAGTAAGGCGCCTGGTCTAATTggaatataaaatgtacaatatttataacataacatGGCAGTTTGCTATCATTTCACTAACTGTCTTAAGATCATTGATCTAATATCATCTAACCATTGttccttatattttaaattaagtatggCTTTAAACGATCGAGTACGTTCCGATTCGCACATCTTACCGGCCAGCAAATAAGCTGCTGACTCCACACACAGAAAACCCATACCTTCACTCAATGACCACACATAAATTTTATCCGCAGTTTCTGGTGTCATTTGAAATTGCAGAATAGCACTACTTAGCAATCCTTTTAATCTTTCAAGTAAGAATCTATCAGCAAGTAAAAGTACTTCTAAATTGGTCTCTAATTGTTCAGCCAttggaaatatttgtatatcatTTTTTGGATTATTGAGACCACAGTGTAACAAAGTAAATAGGTACTCTAGAGCAGGTTTCGACACATTTTTTAACCGTACACATTTTTCTATCGATTCCCTGAAGCATCCCATTAGCATGGCACTGAAAACATCTGAATTTTGACAGAGAAACACTCTGTTCGCTTTAACTGTTGATAAATCAT
This portion of the Manduca sexta isolate Smith_Timp_Sample1 chromosome 14, JHU_Msex_v1.0, whole genome shotgun sequence genome encodes:
- the LOC115445194 gene encoding cytochrome P450 315a1, mitochondrial — its product is MHRMTRLLSKQQKLLIFQRNAASAECIRTDLTINEMPHPKSMPILGTKLEFFAAGGGKKLHEYIDNRHKQLGSIFCENLGGSADLVFISDPTLMKTLFLNLEGKYPAHILPDPWILYEKLYGSKRGLFFMNGEEWLNNRRIMNKHLLKEDSEKWLNDPVKATIKSFINNWKTRAEQGNFIPDLETEFYRLSTDVIIAILLGSNSSIKTSKQYEMLLCMFSESVKNIFQTTTKLYALPVTWCQRINLKVWRDFKECVDMSLFLAHKIVTEILNRRHENDGLIKRLCEDKMSDEDIIRIVADFVIAAGDTTAYTSLWTLLLMAKNKDYVNNELPMKDINNIKHVVKEAMRLYPVAPFLTRILPKESILGPYKLNEGTPVIASIYTSGRDINNFSRPEEFLPYRWDRNDPRKKELMNHNPSASLPFALGSRSCIGKKIAMLQITELMSQIVKNFHLECLNKTPVNILTSQVLVPDKNIDIQVSLYDSSKLNKNECWL